The following are from one region of the Carnobacterium gallinarum DSM 4847 genome:
- the tkt gene encoding transketolase gives MFDTTDQLAVNTIRTLSIEGIQKANSGHPGLPMGSAPMAYTLWTKHLKVNPKNSTWVDRDRFVLSAGHGSMLLYSMLHLAGYQVTINDLQNFRQWGSKTPGHPEVHHTDGVEATTGPLGQGIANAVGMAMAEAHIAATYNKEGHKIVDHFTYALCGDGDLMEGVSAEAASMAGHLELGKLVVLYDSNDISLDGPTSKAFTENVGKRFEAYNWQHILVKDGNDLAEIEKALEAAKAETKKPTLIEVKTVIGFGAPNQGTSKVHGAPLGIEGIAAAKKVYGWDYPDFTVPAEVTARFKETMIDKGAEAESTWNETFAAYKGAYPELAAQFEQVMSGKLPSDWDSELPVYELGASAASRVTSSETIQALSKKIPGFWGGSADLSASNNTMVTGEKDFEPGQYEGRNIWYGVREFAMAAAMNGIALHGGSRIYGGTFFVFTDYFRAAIRLAAITSTPVTYVLTHDSIAVGEDGPTHEPIEQLSSLRGMPNLSVIRPADGNEVVAAWEQAITSTDHPTVLVLTRQNLPVIEGTKENARKNVAKGGYVISPQDGATPAGILIATGSEVALAIEAQKVLKADGQDVAVVSMPSFDLFLKQDKAYQESVLPTAVRKRVSIEMGATFGWERFVGLDGAMIGIDKFGASAPGNIVIEQYGFTVENVVSTFKGL, from the coding sequence GCTCCAATGGCGTATACTCTTTGGACAAAACACTTAAAAGTTAATCCTAAAAATTCAACTTGGGTAGACCGTGATCGTTTTGTGCTTTCAGCAGGACATGGCTCAATGCTATTATATAGCATGCTTCATTTAGCAGGCTATCAAGTAACAATCAATGATTTACAAAATTTCCGTCAATGGGGAAGTAAAACTCCGGGACATCCAGAAGTTCATCATACAGATGGAGTTGAAGCAACAACTGGCCCGCTTGGTCAAGGAATTGCGAATGCTGTGGGGATGGCAATGGCTGAAGCGCATATTGCAGCTACGTATAACAAAGAAGGACACAAAATTGTCGATCACTTTACCTATGCATTATGTGGGGATGGCGATTTAATGGAAGGCGTGTCTGCAGAAGCAGCAAGTATGGCAGGACATCTAGAATTAGGAAAATTAGTCGTTTTATACGATTCAAATGATATTTCATTAGATGGACCAACTTCAAAAGCCTTTACTGAGAATGTAGGCAAACGTTTTGAAGCATATAACTGGCAACATATATTAGTTAAAGACGGTAATGATTTAGCTGAGATTGAGAAAGCTCTTGAAGCAGCAAAAGCTGAAACGAAAAAACCAACTTTAATTGAAGTGAAAACTGTCATCGGATTTGGGGCACCAAATCAAGGGACATCTAAAGTTCATGGAGCTCCACTTGGAATTGAAGGAATTGCAGCTGCTAAAAAAGTGTATGGTTGGGATTATCCTGATTTTACAGTTCCAGCTGAAGTAACTGCACGTTTTAAAGAAACAATGATTGATAAGGGTGCAGAAGCTGAATCAACTTGGAATGAAACTTTTGCAGCTTATAAAGGTGCTTATCCAGAATTAGCAGCTCAATTTGAACAAGTAATGTCTGGCAAATTACCAAGTGATTGGGATAGCGAACTGCCAGTTTATGAACTTGGTGCAAGTGCTGCATCTCGTGTAACAAGCAGTGAAACAATTCAAGCACTATCTAAAAAAATTCCAGGTTTCTGGGGTGGATCAGCTGATTTATCAGCATCAAATAATACAATGGTTACAGGGGAAAAAGATTTTGAACCTGGTCAATATGAAGGACGTAATATTTGGTACGGTGTGCGTGAATTTGCAATGGCAGCAGCTATGAATGGAATTGCTTTACATGGTGGCTCTCGGATTTATGGCGGAACATTCTTTGTCTTTACTGACTATTTCCGTGCAGCGATTCGTTTAGCAGCAATTACCAGCACACCAGTAACGTATGTTTTAACACATGATTCAATTGCAGTTGGGGAAGATGGCCCAACACATGAACCAATTGAACAATTATCAAGTTTACGTGGTATGCCAAATCTTTCAGTAATTCGTCCAGCAGATGGAAATGAAGTTGTAGCAGCTTGGGAACAAGCAATCACTTCAACAGACCATCCAACAGTACTTGTCTTGACTCGTCAAAACTTACCTGTTATCGAAGGCACTAAAGAAAATGCACGTAAAAATGTAGCTAAAGGTGGTTATGTAATCTCACCACAAGATGGCGCAACTCCAGCAGGAATCTTGATTGCAACAGGATCAGAAGTAGCATTGGCTATCGAGGCTCAAAAAGTCTTGAAAGCGGATGGACAAGATGTAGCTGTTGTTTCAATGCCAAGTTTTGATTTATTCTTGAAACAAGACAAGGCGTATCAAGAAAGTGTTTTACCAACAGCTGTTCGTAAACGTGTTTCAATTGAAATGGGCGCAACTTTTGGTTGGGAACGTTTTGTTGGACTTGATGGAGCGATGATTGGAATCGATAAATTTGGTGCAAGCGCGCCAGGGAATATTGTCATTGAGCAATATGGTTTCACGGTTGAAAATGTTGTTTCAACTTTTAAAGGTCTTTAA
- a CDS encoding YneF family protein — MNIWLSIGLIILALVGGAVGGYFLARKTMMDYFKKNPPVNEDMLRMLMMQMGQKPSEKKIKQMMASMQVQTEKANKKK, encoded by the coding sequence ATGAATATTTGGTTAAGTATTGGATTAATTATTCTTGCTTTAGTTGGTGGCGCTGTCGGCGGTTATTTCTTAGCAAGAAAAACAATGATGGATTATTTTAAAAAGAATCCTCCCGTTAATGAGGATATGCTACGTATGTTAATGATGCAAATGGGTCAAAAACCATCTGAGAAGAAAATCAAACAGATGATGGCTTCTATGCAAGTGCAAACAGAAAAGGCAAACAAGAAAAAATAA
- a CDS encoding ABC transporter ATP-binding protein: MSIFKKLGWFFKQEKKSYIIGVTFLILVALVQLIPPRVIGVVVDEIATGKMTFATLSKWILILVAAGIGQYVFRYIWRLNIWGSAAKLEQTLRTNLFQHFTKMDHVFFQKYRTGDLMAHATNDLSAIQMVAGGGILTLADSIITGGATIIAMAIFVDWRLTVIALIPLPMLAVASRVLGSKLHVRFRGAQAAFSTMNDKTQESISGIKVIKTFGEEAEDVADFKKQTDNVVEKNKRVYLVDSLFDPAITFIMGISYVLTIILGGKYVMSGAISIGQLISFISYIAMLVWPMFAIGRLFNILERGSASYDRVQELLTEKSSIIENPDAIQQLVKGDIDYKVDEFNYPEDDRVALNHIHFNLKRGRTLGIVGKTGSGKTTMFKLLLREYDEYQGEIRFGTHDIRDYSLNALLHGIGYVPQDQFLFSTTIRENIRFANPELSEEDVIKAAKLTAIHEDIMGLPLGYDTLVGERGVSLSGGQKQRISIARALITNPELLILDDALSAVDAKTEEAILSALKTERAQQTTIIAAHRISSVMHGDEIIVLDDGEVIERGNHQELVELNGWYQDMFDRQQLEAELKGGAK, encoded by the coding sequence ATGAGTATTTTTAAGAAGTTAGGTTGGTTTTTTAAGCAAGAAAAAAAATCTTATATAATCGGAGTTACTTTTCTAATTTTAGTAGCTTTGGTTCAATTAATTCCACCACGAGTTATTGGAGTAGTTGTAGATGAAATTGCAACTGGGAAAATGACTTTTGCAACACTAAGTAAGTGGATTCTGATTTTAGTTGCAGCTGGAATTGGTCAGTATGTTTTCCGTTATATTTGGCGTTTAAATATTTGGGGAAGTGCGGCAAAATTAGAACAAACCTTACGAACAAATTTATTTCAGCATTTTACGAAAATGGACCATGTCTTTTTTCAAAAATACCGAACAGGAGATTTAATGGCTCATGCTACAAATGATCTATCTGCAATTCAAATGGTAGCAGGTGGAGGTATTTTAACCTTAGCTGATTCGATTATTACAGGTGGTGCAACTATCATAGCGATGGCGATTTTTGTTGATTGGCGCTTAACGGTGATTGCCTTGATTCCATTACCAATGTTGGCAGTAGCATCACGAGTATTAGGTTCTAAATTACATGTTCGCTTTAGAGGAGCACAAGCTGCTTTTTCAACGATGAATGATAAAACCCAAGAGAGTATTAGTGGAATCAAAGTAATTAAGACTTTTGGTGAAGAAGCAGAAGATGTCGCAGATTTTAAAAAGCAAACGGACAATGTTGTTGAAAAAAATAAACGTGTTTATTTAGTGGATTCATTATTTGATCCAGCAATTACTTTTATTATGGGGATTTCATATGTGTTAACCATTATTTTAGGTGGGAAATATGTGATGTCTGGTGCAATTTCAATTGGTCAACTGATTTCTTTTATTAGTTATATTGCGATGTTAGTTTGGCCGATGTTTGCTATTGGTCGTTTATTTAATATTTTGGAACGCGGAAGTGCCAGCTATGATCGAGTTCAAGAATTGTTGACGGAAAAATCTTCGATTATTGAGAATCCAGATGCGATTCAGCAGTTGGTTAAAGGGGATATTGACTATAAAGTTGATGAGTTTAATTATCCAGAAGACGATCGTGTAGCTTTGAACCATATTCATTTTAATTTAAAGCGTGGACGTACATTAGGCATTGTTGGAAAAACCGGATCAGGGAAAACAACGATGTTCAAACTTTTATTACGTGAATACGATGAGTACCAAGGAGAAATACGCTTTGGCACTCATGATATTCGAGATTACTCATTAAATGCTTTGCTACATGGTATCGGCTATGTACCACAGGATCAGTTTTTATTCTCAACAACTATTCGTGAGAACATTCGTTTTGCAAACCCTGAATTAAGTGAAGAAGATGTAATTAAAGCGGCTAAATTAACTGCAATCCATGAAGACATTATGGGGTTACCTTTAGGGTATGATACATTAGTTGGTGAACGTGGTGTTTCTTTATCAGGTGGACAAAAACAACGCATTTCAATTGCAAGAGCTTTAATTACGAATCCAGAACTGTTGATTTTAGATGATGCGCTATCGGCTGTCGATGCTAAAACAGAAGAAGCTATTTTATCAGCTTTAAAAACTGAACGAGCACAACAAACGACAATTATTGCTGCTCATCGAATTAGCAGTGTCATGCATGGGGACGAAATTATTGTCTTAGATGATGGTGAAGTTATTGAACGTGGCAATCATCAAGAATTAGTTGAATTAAATGGTTGGTATCAAGATATGTTTGATCGCCAACAATTAGAAGCAGAACTTAAAGGGGGTGCTAAATAA
- a CDS encoding ABC transporter ATP-binding protein, with protein MENHKSDWQKSIPLKEQFSIVKRMFVFAKPFRKQFFIAVFFGAGLAIINVLLPRVLQIFMDSYLTPKKATTEIIITFAAIYFGVTLTKIIVLFCQMYIFNMAAEKTVQNIRNQLFEKLHTLGMRYFDQTPAGSIVSRVTNDTETIKEFWAVFLTVLQGMFAVISAFTAMFLLNRTIALWCLAFLPVLAVVVWYYQHFSSKVYRGMREKLSQLNTKLNESISGMGIIQQFRQEKRLQKEFNQTNSEYYQSRVSMVKINALLLGPIINLLYTFSLAVILGIFGYNALSEPISIGVIYAFISYAQSFFNPMTNMMDNLSIFQDGMVSSSRVLRIMDEASLTPQQNPDANAVIQEAEIEFKHVSFSYDGEHDVLTDISFTAKPGETVALVGHTGSGKSSIINVMMRFYEFNRGDILIDGQSIRNYPIEELREKMGLVLQDSFLFYGDIKRNIRLMSSKITDYQIEEAARFVQADSFIEELPGQYDAKVIERGASYSSGQRQLISFARTIVIDPKILVLDEATANIDTETETLIQDGLKKMRQGRTTIAIAHRLSTIRDANLILVLDHGKIIERGTHEELIEQGGVYYDMYRLQNSENAAS; from the coding sequence ATGGAAAATCATAAGTCTGATTGGCAAAAATCAATTCCCTTGAAGGAACAATTTTCGATTGTAAAGCGGATGTTTGTTTTTGCAAAACCTTTTCGTAAACAATTTTTTATTGCGGTGTTTTTTGGAGCGGGTTTAGCGATTATTAATGTTCTCTTACCGCGAGTGTTACAGATTTTTATGGATAGTTATTTAACACCTAAAAAAGCTACGACTGAAATTATTATTACATTTGCAGCGATTTATTTTGGCGTAACATTGACTAAAATTATTGTCTTATTCTGTCAGATGTATATATTTAATATGGCGGCAGAAAAAACGGTTCAAAATATTCGTAATCAATTATTTGAAAAATTGCATACTTTAGGTATGCGTTATTTTGACCAAACACCAGCTGGCTCAATTGTTTCTCGAGTGACGAATGATACGGAAACGATTAAAGAGTTTTGGGCAGTTTTCTTAACGGTTCTACAAGGTATGTTTGCAGTTATTTCGGCTTTTACCGCGATGTTTTTATTGAATCGAACCATCGCGTTGTGGTGCTTAGCCTTCTTGCCTGTTTTAGCGGTTGTCGTTTGGTATTATCAACATTTTAGCTCAAAAGTCTATCGTGGAATGCGAGAAAAATTAAGTCAATTAAATACAAAATTAAATGAATCTATTTCTGGAATGGGAATTATTCAACAATTTCGCCAAGAAAAACGACTGCAAAAAGAATTTAATCAAACAAATAGTGAGTATTATCAATCGCGCGTTTCAATGGTGAAGATTAATGCGTTGTTATTAGGACCGATTATTAATTTGTTGTATACTTTTTCATTAGCGGTGATCTTAGGTATTTTTGGATACAATGCTTTATCTGAACCAATTAGCATTGGGGTGATTTATGCCTTTATCTCTTACGCTCAAAGTTTTTTTAATCCAATGACGAATATGATGGATAATTTAAGTATTTTCCAAGATGGAATGGTTTCTAGTAGTCGTGTCTTGCGAATTATGGATGAAGCAAGTCTAACTCCGCAGCAGAATCCGGATGCAAATGCAGTCATTCAAGAAGCAGAGATTGAATTTAAACATGTCAGTTTTTCCTATGATGGAGAGCATGATGTTTTAACGGATATTAGTTTTACTGCTAAACCAGGTGAAACTGTGGCATTAGTAGGGCATACAGGTAGTGGGAAAAGTTCGATTATCAATGTGATGATGCGCTTTTATGAATTTAATCGAGGAGATATTCTCATTGATGGCCAATCGATTCGCAATTACCCGATTGAAGAGCTTCGAGAGAAGATGGGATTAGTCTTACAAGATTCATTTTTATTTTATGGTGATATTAAGCGAAATATTCGTTTAATGAGTTCTAAAATCACCGATTATCAAATTGAAGAAGCTGCACGTTTTGTTCAAGCGGATTCATTTATTGAAGAATTACCGGGTCAGTATGATGCTAAAGTAATTGAACGTGGAGCTAGTTATTCAAGTGGTCAGCGTCAGCTGATTTCATTTGCACGGACGATTGTTATCGATCCTAAAATTTTGGTTCTAGATGAAGCCACAGCCAATATTGATACTGAAACTGAAACACTTATTCAAGATGGGTTGAAGAAGATGCGTCAAGGGCGGACAACGATTGCGATTGCCCATCGTCTATCAACGATTCGTGATGCGAATTTGATTTTAGTATTAGATCACGGGAAGATTATTGAACGTGGAACCCATGAAGAATTGATTGAACAAGGCGGGGTCTATTATGATATGTATCGTCTACAGAATAGCGAAAATGCAGCATCCTAA
- the ppdK gene encoding pyruvate, phosphate dikinase yields MTKFVYLFEEGNQEMKSLLGGKGANLAEMSRLGLPVPAGFTITTKACHDFFTHQRQLSNDLCTEIDLHIDKLETKMQKKFNDSKNPLLVSVRSGAVHSMPGMMDTILNLGLNDHTVDVLATITGNPRFAYDCYRRLIQMFGEVVMEIPGKQFEAYLDKLKQTKQIKQDTDLTADDWRLVVKEYQKIYHAATKSEFPQDPKEQLYLAIQAVFNSWFNPRADIYRKLHQIPSDLGTAVTIQSMVFGNAGNTSGTGVAFTRNPATGEASVFGEFLLNAQGEDVVAGIRTPLPLNELATQLPDIYAEFIQLAHILEHHYRDMQDIEFTIEQEKLYLLQTRSGKRTAAATIQIAVDMVQEGLITKQEAILRVEPSTITKLLHPVFDSTALSQTQPIAKGLPASPGAATGKIYFDTEAARSAKERGEKIILMRQETSPEDIEGMVISEAIVTSRGGMTSHAAVVARGMGTCCVAGCGQFLIQEQAKRITYATDKQLFEGDLISVDGATGAIYLGELKMESSAENPALKTFMNWLTAFSQLGVRANADTLKDIQTALDFGAEGIGLTRTEHMFFAEERLLKMRQMILANSTTQRKLALSSLLDMQMQDFTELFTLTAGKPMTIRLLDPPLHEFLPHTAAEIAIVAKEMQLSENDIRNRLADLTETNPMLGHRGCRLAVSYPEIYQMQVEAIMKSALISEQKGITMTPEIMIPLIGSATELHFVKKNLTDLIQQLLLEANSHMTYKIGTMIEIPRACLTADEIANEADFFSFGTNDLTQLTFGFSRDDSGKFLGTYLEKGLLTADPFQTLDIAGVGSLIEFAVNKARQQKSTLKIGVCGEVGGDPLSIAFFQKLGLDYVSCSPYRVPIARLAAAQASIQQQS; encoded by the coding sequence ATGACAAAATTCGTTTATTTATTTGAAGAAGGCAATCAAGAAATGAAATCACTCTTAGGTGGTAAAGGAGCTAATTTGGCTGAAATGTCACGCCTTGGCTTACCTGTTCCTGCTGGATTTACAATTACAACTAAAGCTTGCCACGATTTTTTTACCCATCAGCGTCAGTTATCTAACGATTTATGCACTGAGATTGATTTACACATTGACAAACTTGAAACTAAGATGCAGAAAAAATTTAATGATTCAAAAAATCCTTTATTAGTTTCTGTTCGTAGCGGTGCTGTTCACTCCATGCCAGGAATGATGGACACTATTTTAAATTTAGGCCTAAATGATCACACAGTGGATGTTTTAGCAACCATAACTGGCAATCCTCGATTTGCATATGATTGCTATCGACGTTTGATTCAGATGTTTGGTGAAGTTGTAATGGAAATTCCTGGTAAGCAATTTGAAGCCTACTTAGACAAGCTAAAACAAACTAAACAAATAAAGCAGGATACTGATTTAACCGCAGATGATTGGCGCTTAGTCGTAAAAGAGTATCAAAAAATTTATCATGCTGCAACTAAATCTGAATTTCCCCAAGATCCCAAAGAACAGCTTTACTTAGCGATTCAAGCGGTCTTCAATTCTTGGTTTAATCCACGAGCAGATATTTACCGAAAACTCCATCAGATTCCCAGTGATTTAGGAACAGCGGTAACTATTCAATCGATGGTTTTTGGTAATGCAGGCAATACAAGTGGAACAGGTGTCGCATTTACTCGAAATCCAGCAACTGGCGAAGCTTCTGTCTTCGGTGAATTCCTATTAAATGCTCAAGGAGAAGATGTTGTTGCAGGAATTCGTACACCACTTCCTTTAAATGAATTAGCTACTCAACTACCAGATATTTATGCAGAATTTATTCAATTAGCACATATTTTAGAACATCATTATCGTGATATGCAAGATATTGAATTTACGATTGAGCAAGAAAAACTTTATTTATTGCAAACCAGAAGCGGTAAACGAACTGCTGCAGCTACAATTCAAATCGCAGTAGATATGGTGCAGGAAGGACTAATTACTAAACAAGAAGCCATCTTACGAGTTGAACCGTCCACAATTACAAAATTGCTACATCCTGTTTTTGACTCAACTGCCTTAAGTCAAACCCAGCCAATTGCAAAGGGGCTTCCCGCTAGCCCTGGAGCTGCGACTGGAAAAATTTATTTCGATACGGAAGCTGCACGGTCTGCCAAAGAACGTGGTGAAAAGATCATTTTAATGCGCCAAGAAACCTCTCCTGAAGATATTGAAGGTATGGTCATTAGTGAAGCTATTGTAACCAGTCGCGGGGGAATGACGTCTCACGCTGCTGTAGTGGCTCGAGGAATGGGTACCTGTTGTGTTGCTGGGTGTGGTCAATTTCTTATTCAAGAACAAGCCAAACGAATTACCTATGCAACTGATAAACAGCTTTTTGAAGGAGATCTTATTTCTGTTGACGGAGCTACAGGCGCAATTTACCTTGGCGAACTCAAGATGGAAAGTAGTGCTGAAAACCCAGCATTAAAAACCTTTATGAATTGGTTAACTGCTTTTTCACAATTAGGCGTTCGAGCCAATGCAGATACCTTAAAAGATATCCAAACAGCATTAGATTTTGGTGCAGAAGGTATCGGCTTAACTCGTACCGAGCATATGTTTTTTGCTGAGGAACGCTTGTTAAAAATGCGCCAAATGATTTTAGCAAATTCTACAACACAAAGAAAACTAGCACTATCTTCATTGCTAGATATGCAAATGCAAGATTTTACTGAATTATTTACGCTTACGGCTGGTAAACCGATGACTATTCGTTTATTAGATCCACCCTTACATGAATTTTTACCTCATACAGCAGCTGAGATTGCGATAGTTGCAAAAGAAATGCAACTTTCTGAAAATGATATTCGCAATCGCTTAGCTGACTTAACTGAAACCAATCCAATGTTAGGTCATCGTGGATGTCGCCTAGCTGTCAGCTATCCAGAAATTTATCAAATGCAAGTTGAAGCCATCATGAAAAGTGCTCTAATTAGCGAACAAAAAGGAATCACCATGACTCCAGAAATTATGATTCCATTAATTGGTAGTGCCACTGAACTGCATTTTGTTAAGAAAAATCTAACAGATCTCATCCAACAACTTCTTTTAGAAGCAAATAGTCACATGACCTATAAAATTGGAACAATGATTGAAATTCCCAGAGCTTGTCTAACTGCTGATGAAATTGCCAATGAAGCTGATTTCTTTAGCTTTGGAACCAATGATTTAACCCAATTAACCTTTGGCTTTTCAAGAGATGATAGTGGCAAATTTTTAGGAACTTATTTAGAAAAAGGATTATTAACAGCAGATCCATTTCAAACTTTAGATATTGCAGGAGTTGGTTCTTTAATTGAATTCGCCGTGAACAAAGCTAGACAACAAAAAAGCACCTTGAAAATTGGCGTTTGCGGTGAAGTTGGTGGAGATCCCCTTTCCATCGCCTTCTTCCAAAAGCTAGGCTTAGACTATGTTTCTTGCTCCCCATACCGGGTTCCAATTGCACGTTTAGCTGCTGCTCAAGCTTCTATTCAGCAACAATCATGA
- a CDS encoding pyruvate, water dikinase regulatory protein has product MATKQSIYILSDSVGETAQSVVSAVTAQFPSLVPFDLNLYPFVDNLALLKDILREALQNNGIVVYTLVNQELIQYTTDFCTRSSLLFVDVMAPLIHVLHATTGMNPSEEIGALHQLNDDYFDRIAAIEFAVRYDDGKDPRGFLKADYVILGVSRTSKTPLSMLLANKTFKVANLPLIPGVPLPKELSQVPKERLIGLTTDLEQLMTIRKSRLRSMGLNEDTAYSDMQHIAEELEYAYTIYDTYGIKPINIKDKAIEETATLIIGDQI; this is encoded by the coding sequence ATGGCAACTAAACAAAGTATTTATATTCTTTCTGATTCTGTTGGTGAAACAGCTCAAAGCGTAGTCTCTGCTGTAACTGCACAATTTCCGTCTTTAGTCCCCTTTGATTTAAATTTGTACCCATTTGTTGATAATTTAGCTTTACTTAAAGACATTTTACGAGAGGCTTTACAAAATAATGGAATCGTTGTCTATACTTTAGTCAACCAAGAATTAATTCAATATACAACCGATTTTTGTACACGCAGTTCACTACTTTTTGTCGATGTGATGGCTCCTCTAATTCATGTGCTGCATGCAACCACAGGGATGAACCCTTCTGAAGAAATTGGTGCCTTACATCAACTAAATGATGATTATTTTGATCGAATTGCAGCGATTGAATTTGCTGTTCGTTATGATGATGGCAAAGATCCACGCGGCTTTTTAAAAGCTGATTATGTTATTTTAGGTGTATCCAGAACATCGAAGACACCTCTATCTATGTTATTAGCTAATAAAACATTTAAAGTCGCTAATCTTCCATTAATTCCTGGCGTGCCTTTACCTAAAGAGCTTAGCCAAGTTCCTAAAGAACGTTTGATTGGATTAACAACCGATTTAGAGCAATTAATGACTATCCGTAAATCTAGATTGCGTTCAATGGGACTAAATGAAGATACGGCCTATTCCGATATGCAACACATCGCTGAAGAATTAGAATATGCTTATACTATTTACGATACCTATGGCATTAAACCAATTAACATTAAAGATAAAGCTATTGAAGAAACAGCAACATTAATTATTGGCGATCAAATCTAA
- a CDS encoding ElyC/SanA/YdcF family protein: MQTKKDYLVRDCHDFTILSHYLACRDLSKLTKRSLYEACGIQQVDVILIAGNCLPITAKIAADAYHNGMAKGIFVAGGRGHTTDHLMQHIKKESAYQKIQLTRNQSEAEIFQKIICQIYHVPKNVLLIESKSMNGGENASESLKKFKEVGRIPKTGILIQDPTMQRRLAASFQKEWQGIKTKWMNYAPFIPRLQVKDQILTFQEDVSMGVHWEIEHYLSLLLGEIPRLIAYGPAGKNYIAEVDIPIEVVAAYQRLEKRYPQLIRTM, translated from the coding sequence ATGCAGACAAAAAAGGATTATTTAGTAAGAGATTGTCATGACTTTACTATCCTTAGTCATTATTTAGCATGTCGTGATTTATCAAAGTTAACCAAACGGTCCTTGTATGAGGCATGTGGTATTCAACAAGTAGATGTGATCTTAATTGCAGGGAATTGTCTGCCAATTACTGCTAAAATAGCGGCAGATGCGTATCATAATGGAATGGCAAAGGGGATTTTTGTTGCAGGTGGTCGCGGGCATACAACTGATCATTTAATGCAACATATAAAAAAAGAGTCAGCTTATCAAAAAATTCAACTAACCCGCAATCAATCAGAAGCTGAAATTTTCCAAAAAATAATATGTCAAATCTACCATGTACCCAAAAATGTTCTTTTAATTGAATCAAAGTCAATGAATGGAGGAGAGAATGCTAGTGAATCTCTAAAAAAATTCAAGGAAGTTGGAAGAATCCCAAAAACAGGTATTCTTATTCAAGATCCGACTATGCAGCGACGGTTAGCCGCTAGTTTTCAAAAAGAATGGCAAGGAATCAAGACCAAATGGATGAATTATGCACCTTTTATTCCTAGGCTTCAAGTAAAAGATCAGATACTTACTTTCCAAGAAGATGTATCAATGGGTGTCCATTGGGAGATTGAACATTACTTGTCTTTACTATTAGGGGAGATTCCTCGCTTAATAGCTTACGGTCCTGCTGGTAAAAATTATATTGCGGAGGTTGATATTCCAATAGAGGTTGTAGCTGCATATCAGCGTTTAGAAAAACGATATCCTCAGTTGATTCGCACTATGTAA
- a CDS encoding lysophospholipid acyltransferase family protein, with product MFYRFIRQVARFVVFLLNGNSRYINKDRIPKEEAYILVGPHRTWFDPIYFALAGTPTIFSFMAKQELFKNPILRWIMVHAHAFPVDRDNPGPSVIKKPVKYLKDGQYSLIMFPSGTRHSNELKGGAATIAKLSGAPLVPAVYQGPLTIKGLLSRKRVTVNFGEPIYIDKRTKLTKEVIKEVEDQMQAAFDQLDYEIDPDFKYEAN from the coding sequence GTGTTCTATCGATTTATACGTCAGGTAGCACGATTTGTTGTATTTCTTTTAAATGGAAATTCACGTTATATCAATAAAGACCGCATACCTAAAGAAGAAGCTTATATTTTAGTTGGGCCTCACCGCACTTGGTTTGATCCTATCTATTTCGCTTTAGCAGGCACGCCAACTATTTTTTCATTTATGGCGAAACAAGAATTATTCAAAAATCCAATTTTGCGTTGGATTATGGTTCATGCTCACGCATTCCCAGTGGATCGTGACAATCCTGGACCAAGCGTCATCAAAAAACCAGTTAAATATTTAAAAGATGGGCAATACAGTTTGATTATGTTTCCTAGTGGTACCAGACATTCTAATGAATTAAAAGGCGGCGCAGCAACTATTGCCAAACTAAGTGGTGCACCACTTGTACCAGCAGTCTATCAAGGACCACTAACAATCAAAGGTCTACTTTCAAGAAAACGTGTAACAGTTAACTTTGGTGAACCAATTTATATTGATAAACGTACAAAATTAACTAAAGAGGTTATCAAAGAAGTAGAAGATCAAATGCAAGCAGCCTTTGATCAGCTCGATTATGAAATTGATCCTGATTTCAAATATGAAGCTAATTAA